TGAGAATGAGCCTCATGTTGACATGGAATTGGTTAATCTACCAAACGTTGCTGCATTACCACATATGGGTACACATACTTACGAGACAATGAAAGGTATGGAAGAACATGTTGTCAACAATGTTATTGAATACATCAACACGGGTAAAGTTCTAACCATTGTGCCAGAATTGAAGGATAAGTACTGAAATTGGAAGCTGGTCATTATCGTACTGATTTCCAGGCTCCTATACCTGCAACTGATTTCCCTTTATaattattttattgttaaAACATACACTATAATTTTCGGAAGGCTGAGCTGAGCGGTGTTtccgttttttttttttttttttttttttcgaaCAGTGTAGCCAACAATCTGGATTTGGTCAGGTAGACTAATATCCAACGTTTAACAGTCTGCCTTTGAGGTTTCTCTATACTTGTTTTACCATTTTAGAGCTCTGTAAGCAAGATCCACATGTGTATTCTAACAGCTGCGAATTTACAGAAACTGGCTACGTGGAACCACCTCAGTGAATCATGGTACCTTGTTGCAAGTGTTGCATTGACTGTTTGCAATCAGCCACAAGAAATTCCTAAACTGTACCATTATGCCATGCATACTAAATATATGAACGAGCTACCCGATTCAGTACTATATAACAAGGTTCTTACAATTgtcaataaatttgaaaccaTAAAGGTCACTGGGGATGATAAAAACTTCAACCCTTATGCTACGGAAAATACCGCTGAGTATTCGCAGATGTACCGCACAACAGATAAAATGAGAGAGAGTATATTGAAAACGGCCGCCCTTTCCGGATTACCCAGGTGTATCAATTCTATGATGATCCTCAAGGAAACCACCCCATTACCGTTAAGGAGCAACGTCGATCGGATCAATAGGGCTCGTATTAAAAATTGGGACGACTACGTTAAAGTCCAGCAACGCGGTCGTGAATATTGGGAAAACGTGTATACCAAGATCAGC
The window above is part of the Pichia kudriavzevii chromosome 1, complete sequence genome. Proteins encoded here:
- a CDS encoding uncharacterized protein (PKUD0A11510; similar to Saccharomyces cerevisiae YJR111C; ancestral locus Anc_7.490), with translation MCILTAANLQKLATWNHLSESWYLVASVALTVCNQPQEIPKLYHYAMHTKYMNELPDSVLYNKVLTIVNKFETIKVTGDDKNFNPYATENTAEYSQMYRTTDKMRESILKTAALSGLPRCINSMMILKETTPLPLRSNVDRINRARIKNWDDYVKVQQRGREYWENVYTKISTRVQGQMRTSYPDLWEYTIENVYSPLLSFNEVLTSEETSLAVVASLVPQNVEPQLKGHVKGALNAGIAAEKVDAAQKMAAQIKEWCHVQ